In Candidatus Auribacterota bacterium, a single window of DNA contains:
- the pilM gene encoding type IV pilus assembly protein PilM — translation MTRESGAWMGGGAAHRPLGIDIGASAIKAVQVRRSGHTAKIVSTYLVEIPREKAERASPELIAESLEKFLGEHKFTTDRFVGSFPLSSAIVRNAVVPLQGHYKIRQVIKFQAEPHIPFSIEEVVIDFLETAAAEDNKTPVIIIGAKKELIAKQLELWNAAGLDPEILSVDAFALVNNYLLRAGAAAPEEMVMLLDIGATKTLLVIMRGRFAILARSIALGGDDITEALQEEFAIDFQTAEKLKREKATAIPGEQSAGEEERIQKTISPILTRLVKEVDRSMRSTTATLKGAEVCRLYLSGGGALLARIGELLSREFGCEARLLSSLAPFDGSEGDGAMCAAGVATGLAIQGLGLGGTEVDLRRDDLAYAGGLAKAKRQMVIAAILAVCILGVMTFNFASSFIQKKRAHAVLANELEGIYRETFPGEQAVDAVSVAGRMEQKFNEYQQAYERFAALSTSALSSLEILREISALVPPEIKAQVTDLSISQGAVEMEGLVNSPADADKIMQALQQSKYFKTVDFPPTSAHGGNKHKFKLTAAIGK, via the coding sequence ATGACCAGGGAAAGCGGGGCGTGGATGGGCGGCGGGGCCGCCCACCGGCCGCTCGGCATCGACATCGGGGCGAGCGCGATCAAGGCCGTCCAGGTGCGGAGGAGCGGCCACACCGCGAAGATCGTCAGCACATACCTGGTGGAGATTCCCCGTGAGAAGGCGGAGCGCGCGTCACCCGAGCTCATCGCGGAATCGCTTGAAAAATTCCTCGGTGAGCATAAATTCACAACCGACCGCTTCGTGGGCTCGTTCCCCCTCTCCTCGGCGATCGTGAGGAACGCGGTCGTGCCGCTCCAGGGGCATTACAAGATACGTCAGGTAATCAAATTCCAGGCCGAGCCGCACATCCCGTTCTCGATAGAAGAGGTCGTCATCGACTTCCTCGAAACCGCGGCGGCGGAAGACAACAAGACGCCGGTGATCATCATAGGCGCAAAGAAAGAACTCATCGCCAAACAGCTTGAGCTATGGAACGCAGCGGGACTGGATCCGGAGATCCTCAGTGTCGACGCCTTCGCGCTGGTAAACAACTACCTGCTCAGGGCGGGCGCGGCGGCCCCCGAGGAGATGGTCATGCTCCTGGATATCGGCGCCACCAAGACGCTGCTGGTAATCATGAGGGGGCGGTTTGCGATCCTCGCCAGGAGCATCGCCCTGGGGGGCGACGATATCACCGAGGCGCTCCAGGAGGAATTCGCGATTGATTTCCAGACGGCCGAAAAACTCAAGCGAGAAAAGGCCACGGCAATTCCGGGAGAGCAGTCCGCGGGCGAGGAGGAGCGGATCCAGAAGACGATCAGCCCCATACTCACCCGCCTCGTCAAAGAGGTGGACCGCAGCATGCGCTCGACCACCGCGACCCTCAAGGGCGCGGAGGTCTGCAGGCTCTATCTCTCCGGCGGGGGGGCGCTGCTCGCCCGGATCGGCGAGCTCCTGTCCAGGGAATTCGGTTGCGAGGCGCGCCTGCTCTCTTCTCTCGCCCCGTTCGACGGTTCTGAGGGGGATGGGGCCATGTGCGCGGCCGGCGTCGCGACCGGCCTCGCCATCCAAGGGCTCGGCCTGGGGGGCACGGAGGTTGATCTCCGAAGGGATGACCTCGCGTACGCGGGAGGCCTCGCCAAGGCAAAACGCCAGATGGTGATCGCGGCAATCCTCGCCGTCTGTATCCTGGGGGTCATGACGTTCAATTTCGCGAGCTCGTTTATCCAAAAGAAGCGCGCGCACGCGGTCCTCGCAAACGAGCTCGAGGGGATCTATCGCGAGACCTTCCCGGGGGAGCAGGCCGTGGACGCGGTCTCCGTGGCGGGCAGGATGGAGCAGAAGTTCAATGAGTACCAGCAGGCATACGAGCGTTTTGCAGCGCTCTCAACCAGCGCGCTCTCATCACTTGAAATATTGAGAGAGATCAGCGCACTCGTACCACCGGAGATCAAAGCACAGGTCACCGACCTGTCTATCAGCCAGGGCGCGGTGGAGATGGAAGGACTGGTCAACAGCCCTGCCGACGCGGACAAAATCATGCAGGCGCTCCAGCAATCAAAATATTTCAAGACCGTTGACTTCCCCCCCACATCGGCCCACGGAGGCAACAAGCACAAGTTCAAGCTCACCGCCGCAATAGGGAAATGA
- the gspM gene encoding type II secretion system protein GspM: MKKISKREKSLIATAFGAIALFLIYQFAINPFLKYAVRIQEEIPRMKGDLLTARRIQTRYLDLDREIRRVRQRIDQRTAEFSPNDFLSTLAKNAGIFPNLDGIKPDHTKINESYGEDTATVKLKNVQLEKLVNYLYDIESSGQLLTVKELSIKPDNDNSLALEVTFDVSTFTRTKKSAEGKAEKPPSKPQHTQRPRRR; this comes from the coding sequence ATGAAGAAGATCTCGAAGAGAGAAAAGAGCCTCATCGCGACTGCTTTCGGCGCGATCGCCCTGTTCCTCATCTATCAGTTTGCCATCAACCCGTTCCTCAAATACGCCGTGCGGATACAGGAGGAGATCCCCCGGATGAAGGGTGATCTCCTCACCGCGCGGCGCATACAAACGCGCTACCTCGATCTCGACAGAGAGATCAGGCGTGTCCGGCAGCGCATTGACCAGCGCACCGCCGAATTCAGTCCCAACGACTTCCTGAGCACGCTCGCAAAGAATGCGGGAATATTCCCCAATCTTGATGGGATCAAGCCCGATCACACGAAGATCAACGAAAGTTACGGGGAGGACACCGCCACCGTCAAGCTCAAAAACGTGCAGCTGGAGAAACTGGTGAATTACCTCTATGACATCGAGAGCTCGGGCCAGCTCCTCACCGTCAAGGAACTGTCAATCAAGCCGGACAACGATAACTCGCTCGCCCTGGAAGTAACGTTCGACGTGTCCACCTTCACCAGGACGAAAAAATCGGCTGAGGGAAAGGCTGAGAAGCCGCCC